A portion of the Granulosicoccus antarcticus IMCC3135 genome contains these proteins:
- a CDS encoding YbaB/EbfC family nucleoid-associated protein, with translation MKGGIGNLMKQAQKMQEDMQRAQEEIANMEIEGQSGGGLVKVTMNGQHELRKVSIDDSLIGDDKDMLEDLVAAAVNDASQRLAVASKDKLSGLTNGMELPPGMKLPF, from the coding sequence ATGAAAGGCGGTATAGGCAACCTGATGAAACAAGCGCAGAAGATGCAAGAAGACATGCAGCGTGCGCAGGAAGAGATCGCCAATATGGAGATCGAAGGTCAGAGCGGTGGCGGTCTGGTCAAGGTCACCATGAATGGTCAGCATGAGCTGCGAAAGGTCTCAATTGACGACTCTTTGATTGGTGATGACAAGGATATGCTGGAAGATCTGGTGGCAGCTGCCGTTAACGATGCTTCACAGCGCCTTGCAGTCGCCTCTAAAGACAAGCTGAGTGGTCTGACAAACGGTATGGAATTGCCGCCGGGCATGAAGCTGCCATTCTAA
- the pstC gene encoding phosphate ABC transporter permease subunit PstC, whose protein sequence is MPATTLFLITIGLAIASYIYGRSHAFSVARKNGGVRALHSLPTHYGMMVAMWCALPALAIIIGWKLFEPTIVSSLLQDSIPQTVIDAGSKAIELYKNDIGNLVDNHAIADISDPIKQVAAQRLENLHNTSSLALMVLALTAAIAGASLAARKIKPDTRARQIVEKIVHAFLVSCASLAILTTLGIVLSVLFESIRFFQEVGVLEFITGTKWSPQTAIRVDQVGSSGSFGAVPLFLGTLLISFIAMMVAVPLGLMSAIYLAEYASRTVRNIAKPLLEILAGIPTVVYGFFAALTVAPALRSFGATLGLSVSSESALAAGAVMGIMIIPFVSSLSDDVITAVPQSMRDGSYGLGATKSETIRKVVIPAALPGIVGGILLAVSRAIGETMIVVMAAGLAANLTANPLEAVTTVTVQIVTLLTGDQEFDSAKTLAAFALGLMLFVVTLCLNIIALHVVRKYREQYE, encoded by the coding sequence ATGCCAGCAACGACTCTTTTCCTGATCACCATAGGTCTGGCTATCGCCTCCTATATATACGGGAGAAGTCACGCCTTCTCGGTAGCGCGTAAAAATGGTGGCGTACGTGCCCTGCACTCGCTGCCCACCCACTACGGCATGATGGTCGCCATGTGGTGTGCACTGCCTGCTCTGGCCATCATTATCGGCTGGAAGCTTTTCGAACCCACCATTGTCAGCAGTCTGTTGCAGGATTCGATTCCGCAAACGGTAATCGATGCCGGTTCCAAGGCGATAGAGCTGTACAAGAACGATATCGGCAACCTGGTCGATAATCATGCGATAGCGGACATTAGCGACCCCATCAAACAGGTTGCCGCTCAGCGACTGGAAAACCTGCACAACACCAGTTCACTCGCATTGATGGTGCTGGCACTGACTGCCGCCATTGCCGGCGCTTCCCTGGCGGCACGAAAGATCAAGCCTGACACCCGTGCCCGGCAGATCGTGGAAAAAATCGTTCACGCCTTTCTGGTCAGCTGCGCCTCACTGGCGATTCTGACAACCCTCGGAATAGTGCTCTCCGTACTGTTCGAGTCCATACGCTTTTTCCAGGAGGTCGGAGTACTGGAGTTCATTACCGGTACCAAGTGGAGTCCACAAACGGCCATTCGTGTTGACCAGGTAGGCTCTTCGGGCTCTTTTGGTGCTGTGCCTCTGTTTCTGGGCACCCTGCTGATCTCCTTCATTGCCATGATGGTGGCTGTGCCTCTGGGCCTCATGTCAGCGATCTATCTGGCAGAGTACGCCTCGCGAACGGTTCGTAATATCGCCAAACCGCTACTGGAAATCCTGGCGGGCATACCGACCGTCGTCTACGGCTTCTTTGCCGCTCTGACGGTTGCACCGGCCCTGCGATCCTTTGGCGCCACCCTTGGTTTGAGTGTCTCTTCAGAGAGTGCGCTGGCTGCAGGCGCTGTCATGGGCATCATGATCATCCCCTTTGTTTCATCATTATCTGATGATGTGATTACCGCCGTGCCTCAATCCATGCGCGACGGCTCCTACGGACTGGGAGCCACCAAATCAGAGACCATCCGAAAAGTTGTCATACCGGCAGCCTTACCGGGTATCGTCGGCGGAATTCTGCTGGCGGTCTCAAGAGCCATCGGTGAAACCATGATCGTGGTGATGGCTGCAGGACTGGCCGCCAACCTCACCGCAAACCCACTCGAAGCGGTCACCACCGTCACCGTACAGATAGTCACCTTGCTGACAGGTGATCAGGAATTCGACAGTGCCAAGACCCTGGCAGCCTTTGCCCTGGGACTCATGCTGTTTGTCGTCACACTTTGTCTGAATATCATCGCTCTGCATGTGGTGCGAAAATACCGGGAGCAATACGAATGA
- the phoB gene encoding phosphate regulon transcriptional regulator PhoB: MPAHILIVEDEAAIRDMLRFALERHGHEVHSSGSVSEARQLMAAQNMDLAIVDWMLPGGSGLEFVRSLRKDQLHSNLPVIMLTARTEEHDITAGLDAGADDYVTKPFSPRELHSRIKALLRRSHDFTGDTALVHGPLSLDVAAHRLTANGEEVALGHTEFKLLSFLMKNPDRVYSRTQLLDHVWGPGTFIEERTVDVHILRLRKSLKPHAADSMLDTVRGAGYRFTHL, translated from the coding sequence ATGCCTGCTCACATTCTGATTGTTGAAGACGAGGCCGCCATTCGTGACATGCTTCGATTTGCATTGGAGCGGCATGGCCATGAGGTTCACAGCTCAGGCAGCGTATCCGAGGCGCGCCAGCTCATGGCAGCTCAGAACATGGACCTGGCCATTGTCGACTGGATGTTGCCAGGTGGCAGCGGCCTTGAATTTGTCAGGAGCCTGCGCAAGGATCAGCTCCACAGCAATCTGCCTGTCATCATGTTAACCGCACGCACCGAAGAGCATGACATCACGGCAGGACTGGATGCCGGCGCAGATGACTATGTGACAAAGCCCTTCTCGCCGCGAGAGTTACATTCACGCATCAAGGCGCTGCTGCGCCGCAGCCATGACTTCACGGGCGACACCGCCCTGGTGCACGGCCCGTTGAGTCTGGACGTTGCGGCGCATCGATTGACCGCCAACGGCGAGGAAGTCGCCCTGGGTCATACCGAATTCAAGCTGTTGTCTTTTCTGATGAAAAACCCGGACCGGGTCTACAGTCGCACGCAGTTACTGGATCATGTCTGGGGCCCTGGCACCTTTATAGAAGAACGTACTGTTGATGTCCATATCCTGCGTTTGCGCAAGAGCCTGAAGCCCCATGCGGCAGACTCCATGCTGGACACGGTGCGCGGCGCAGGCTATCGATTCACACATCTGTGA
- the recR gene encoding recombination mediator RecR — MSSSGLLEDLVEALRCLPGVGPKSAQRMALHLLQRDRDAARRLGSTLVDAMDRVHHCEQCRIFTENTLCRWCSDPARVSSQLCIVESPADVLAIDRATDFRGKFFLLLGHLSPLDGIGPKDLGLDLLESRLETGGVDEITLATNPTVEGQATARYIGDIAARHGVTVMQIARGVPVGSELEFADGGTLAVAFSHRTRLS, encoded by the coding sequence GTGTCGAGTAGTGGCTTGCTGGAGGACCTGGTAGAAGCATTGCGATGTCTGCCGGGAGTAGGACCGAAATCAGCTCAGCGAATGGCGCTGCACTTGCTGCAACGTGATCGTGATGCCGCCCGGCGACTGGGATCCACATTGGTTGACGCGATGGATCGTGTTCATCACTGTGAGCAGTGCCGGATATTCACTGAAAACACATTGTGTCGATGGTGTTCTGATCCGGCCAGAGTCAGCTCACAGCTGTGCATCGTGGAAAGCCCTGCCGATGTGCTCGCTATTGATCGTGCGACCGATTTCAGAGGAAAGTTTTTCCTGCTGCTCGGACACTTATCGCCCCTGGATGGTATCGGCCCCAAGGATCTGGGGCTGGACCTGCTGGAGTCTCGGTTGGAGACCGGTGGTGTTGATGAGATTACTCTGGCAACCAATCCCACTGTAGAAGGGCAGGCGACGGCACGCTACATCGGGGATATTGCCGCTCGGCATGGGGTAACCGTCATGCAGATTGCGCGCGGTGTACCGGTGGGCAGTGAGCTGGAGTTCGCAGATGGCGGTACCTTGGCTGTTGCCTTCTCGCATCGCACCAGACTGAGCTGA
- a CDS encoding substrate-binding domain-containing protein, which yields MKKTALLVGSAVLATAFAGNAVARDGISVVGSSTVYPFATVVAERFGKTTDFNTPKIESTGSGGGLKLFCSGIGVETPDITNSSRRMKTSEYEMCQKNGVTDVVEVLIGYDGIAVANSINAQQLDMGAKELYLALAKMVPNPDGSESLVENPYKQWADINPALPAIDIEVLGPPPTSGTRDAFAELAMEGGCGQFEFIENMEKDEFQATCHTMREDGAYIEAGENDNLIVQKLEANPDALGIFGFSFLEQNSDKVQSSIIDGHIADFDSIASGDYGISRPLYFYVKAQHIGTVPGIEEYLAEFTSEQAWGEDGYLADKGMIPLGDEQRAEVGASVKSLQKLVLN from the coding sequence ATGAAAAAGACAGCATTACTGGTCGGTTCAGCAGTTTTGGCAACAGCCTTCGCAGGCAACGCCGTCGCTCGTGACGGCATCAGCGTTGTCGGTTCATCGACGGTCTATCCATTTGCCACTGTCGTTGCAGAGCGATTCGGCAAGACAACAGACTTCAATACGCCAAAAATCGAATCCACCGGTTCCGGTGGCGGTCTGAAACTTTTCTGTTCAGGCATCGGCGTTGAAACACCGGACATCACCAACTCTTCACGCCGCATGAAGACCAGCGAATATGAGATGTGCCAGAAGAACGGTGTCACCGATGTCGTTGAAGTCCTGATCGGTTATGACGGTATCGCCGTTGCCAATTCCATTAATGCTCAGCAGCTGGACATGGGTGCCAAGGAACTCTATCTGGCACTGGCCAAGATGGTCCCCAATCCTGATGGCTCCGAGTCACTGGTTGAAAACCCCTACAAGCAATGGGCTGACATCAACCCGGCTCTGCCTGCCATCGACATCGAAGTTCTCGGCCCTCCCCCGACTTCCGGCACACGTGACGCATTCGCCGAACTGGCAATGGAAGGCGGTTGCGGACAATTCGAATTCATCGAGAACATGGAAAAAGATGAGTTCCAGGCAACTTGTCACACCATGCGTGAAGACGGCGCTTATATCGAAGCCGGTGAGAACGACAACCTGATCGTACAAAAACTGGAAGCCAACCCCGATGCACTGGGCATTTTCGGCTTCAGCTTCCTTGAGCAGAACTCTGACAAGGTGCAGAGCTCAATCATCGATGGCCATATTGCAGACTTCGATTCTATCGCCAGTGGCGATTACGGCATCTCCCGTCCGTTATACTTCTATGTCAAGGCACAGCACATCGGTACTGTCCCGGGTATTGAAGAGTACCTGGCAGAATTCACCAGCGAACAGGCTTGGGGCGAAGACGGCTACCTGGCAGACAAGGGCATGATTCCATTGGGTGACGAGCAACGCGCCGAAGTCGGTGCGTCTGTCAAGTCACTGCAGAAACTGGTTCTGAACTGA
- a CDS encoding PAS-domain containing protein yields the protein MDSPAYDDIIDDRSFVDQGLNLINQALSIFNTEMRLITCNRRFIEMFELPENLVLAGSTFADINMYLARRGEFGPGDPATLASERLERARLFEPHYFERTRPNGRRISVEGHPLSDKGWITIYSDITETWQNEQMLKSRDAELSDKLLVRTELLSATNRSLTSANRALQETKSALQASEDRMRSITSAIPAHIAYIDTRYIYRFSNNRFSDTMKIKRPGVTGRTMESIFPAQVFTKLRPKLDEAFGGQRTDVEYEMIDDEGNTQFLRTIFSPEIDEEGLTLGAFVLSLNVSAEKAATELQLQAKRMETTAQLTSGLAHDFSNILTVILGNLGRLADLSNDENSRLVSSTESAARRGTRIIDNLMALLYRQHLDVRETNVSKIMSDLATLFSASMSESIVVDLQIPDKDIIAMVDGGALQDAILNILFNARDAIESCSIEGRLGITASIIDSATSHCLQVSVTDSGAGFTAEALSSAIEPFFTTKPQGKGSGLGLAMVHGFLEECSGKLLLSNNADAGATVTINIPLSPLEPGLVRSQETADALHHQRVLIVDDDAELRALMRDHATELGLSVIEADSAEEAGLLLSRVDGIDALISDIIMPGDDNGLDLARQATSTRPALKVLLVSGLAVDNSLFQFANAEFPVLRKPFDKKTFSRQLVQLLSTSANPQ from the coding sequence GTGGACAGTCCTGCTTACGACGACATCATTGATGATCGAAGCTTTGTCGATCAGGGTCTGAACCTGATCAATCAGGCGCTGTCCATCTTCAACACCGAGATGCGCCTGATAACCTGCAATCGCCGATTCATAGAGATGTTCGAGCTGCCGGAAAATCTGGTACTCGCCGGTAGCACCTTTGCAGATATCAATATGTACCTGGCCAGACGTGGCGAATTCGGCCCTGGCGATCCAGCCACCCTGGCAAGTGAGCGGCTCGAACGGGCCAGACTTTTCGAGCCACACTATTTCGAGCGTACTCGGCCCAATGGACGTCGCATCTCGGTCGAAGGCCACCCACTCAGCGACAAGGGCTGGATTACCATCTACTCGGATATCACTGAGACCTGGCAAAACGAGCAGATGCTCAAGTCTCGCGATGCCGAACTGTCCGACAAGCTACTGGTCAGAACCGAGCTTCTTTCTGCCACCAATCGCAGTCTGACCTCAGCCAACCGTGCGCTACAGGAAACCAAGTCTGCCTTGCAGGCCTCCGAGGATCGCATGCGCTCGATCACCAGCGCAATTCCAGCTCATATCGCCTATATCGATACCCGCTATATCTATCGGTTTTCCAATAACCGCTTCAGCGATACGATGAAGATCAAGCGACCCGGCGTGACGGGTCGTACGATGGAGAGCATTTTCCCCGCACAGGTATTCACCAAACTACGACCCAAGCTTGATGAAGCATTCGGCGGTCAGCGCACCGATGTTGAATACGAGATGATTGATGATGAGGGCAACACACAATTCCTACGCACCATTTTCTCTCCCGAGATTGATGAGGAAGGCCTCACTCTGGGCGCTTTTGTGCTGTCGCTGAATGTCTCTGCCGAAAAAGCGGCCACCGAGCTGCAACTACAAGCCAAACGCATGGAAACAACCGCCCAACTGACCAGTGGTCTGGCGCATGATTTTTCCAATATTCTGACCGTCATTCTGGGTAATCTCGGTCGTCTGGCCGATCTGTCCAATGACGAGAACAGTCGCCTTGTCAGTTCCACCGAATCAGCGGCTCGTCGTGGCACACGCATCATCGACAATCTGATGGCCTTGCTCTATCGGCAACATCTGGATGTTCGTGAAACCAATGTCAGCAAGATCATGAGCGACCTGGCAACGCTGTTCAGTGCATCGATGAGCGAATCGATTGTTGTTGATCTGCAAATTCCAGACAAGGACATCATCGCCATGGTTGATGGCGGTGCCTTGCAAGATGCCATTCTCAATATATTGTTCAACGCACGCGATGCTATCGAGAGCTGCTCCATCGAAGGCCGCCTGGGTATCACCGCCTCCATTATTGACAGTGCCACCTCCCACTGCCTGCAAGTATCGGTCACAGATTCTGGCGCAGGCTTCACCGCAGAGGCACTGAGTTCTGCCATCGAACCATTCTTTACAACCAAACCTCAAGGTAAAGGCAGTGGATTGGGTTTGGCCATGGTTCACGGTTTTCTCGAAGAATGTAGCGGCAAGCTATTGTTGTCCAATAATGCTGACGCAGGTGCAACCGTCACAATCAACATTCCTCTCTCGCCACTTGAACCCGGCCTTGTTCGCTCTCAGGAGACAGCCGATGCACTACATCACCAGCGAGTATTGATTGTGGATGATGATGCCGAGCTGCGCGCCCTGATGCGTGACCATGCCACCGAACTGGGGCTATCGGTTATCGAGGCCGATAGTGCCGAAGAGGCTGGCCTTCTATTGAGCCGAGTAGACGGGATTGATGCGCTGATATCCGATATCATCATGCCTGGCGATGACAACGGACTTGATCTGGCACGCCAGGCGACAAGTACACGGCCTGCCCTGAAGGTGCTTCTGGTCAGCGGCCTCGCCGTTGACAACTCTCTTTTTCAATTCGCCAATGCCGAGTTTCCTGTTCTCAGAAAACCTTTCGACAAAAAAACCTTTTCTCGACAGCTCGTCCAGTTGCTGTCCACCAGCGCGAATCCGCAATGA
- the phoR gene encoding phosphate regulon sensor histidine kinase PhoR, protein MLSNCLKGEISRFLTGLLGVALAGFVLGFPAICALIYLTGYVFWLLRRMDNMVRWLDSGAKPANAPQTTGLTDEMIQLIHREKKYSRKQRNRYRGMLAQFNSLAADLPDATVVLDRDFEIRWSNSAAQRLLNIDPEKDRGQRIDNLVRLPKFREFLHNNSDEEELEIPSSSIGDRIMAIRKVPTGKHMTVLIAADITQRVQVREMRKAFVGDVSHELRTPLTVIRGYLEMLRENESLDEQMKQGLDQVTAQSDRMRGIVEDLLQLSKMEGNPLAENEGDTLNMGAMIQTMVHTLGESTESHEFILELDSTLALVGSEREIYSACHNLLTNAVRYTDPGSTIRVSWQQSADGEAVYSVADNGHGIEARHLSRLSERFYRVDAGRSRDDGGTGLGLAIVKHAAQRHGGLLSINSTPGSGSVFTITFPPARVLPLQLAANQ, encoded by the coding sequence ATGCTTTCAAACTGCCTGAAGGGCGAGATATCCCGATTCCTGACTGGCCTGCTGGGGGTAGCACTGGCAGGCTTCGTACTGGGTTTTCCGGCCATTTGCGCTCTGATCTACCTGACCGGCTATGTGTTCTGGCTACTGCGTAGAATGGATAACATGGTGCGCTGGCTGGACTCTGGCGCCAAACCTGCCAACGCGCCCCAGACAACCGGGCTGACCGACGAGATGATACAGCTCATCCATCGCGAGAAAAAATACAGTCGCAAGCAGCGCAACCGCTATCGCGGCATGCTGGCCCAGTTCAATTCACTGGCAGCCGACCTTCCCGATGCCACCGTGGTGCTGGATCGGGACTTCGAAATTCGCTGGTCCAACTCAGCAGCACAGCGCCTGCTCAATATCGATCCGGAAAAGGATCGGGGTCAGCGCATCGACAACCTGGTCAGACTGCCCAAATTTCGCGAATTTTTGCACAACAACTCGGATGAAGAGGAGCTGGAGATTCCCAGTTCCAGTATCGGGGACCGGATCATGGCTATTCGCAAGGTTCCGACTGGCAAGCATATGACAGTTCTGATTGCCGCCGATATCACCCAGCGTGTCCAGGTTCGGGAAATGCGCAAGGCTTTCGTCGGCGATGTGTCTCATGAGTTGCGAACCCCCTTGACGGTCATTCGCGGTTATCTGGAAATGTTACGGGAGAATGAATCTCTCGATGAGCAGATGAAACAGGGGCTGGATCAGGTCACCGCCCAGTCCGACCGGATGCGCGGCATTGTCGAGGATCTGCTGCAGCTGTCAAAAATGGAAGGTAATCCACTGGCGGAGAATGAAGGAGACACGTTGAACATGGGCGCCATGATCCAGACGATGGTGCACACACTGGGGGAGTCGACAGAATCCCACGAATTCATCCTCGAGCTGGACTCCACTCTAGCCCTGGTTGGCTCTGAACGTGAAATCTACAGCGCCTGTCACAACCTGCTGACCAATGCCGTCCGGTATACCGATCCGGGATCGACCATTCGTGTCAGTTGGCAGCAATCAGCCGATGGCGAGGCTGTCTACTCAGTTGCCGATAACGGACACGGCATCGAAGCACGCCATTTATCACGTCTCAGTGAACGCTTCTATCGAGTTGATGCAGGACGCTCTAGAGACGATGGTGGCACCGGCCTGGGCCTGGCCATTGTCAAGCACGCCGCGCAACGTCATGGCGGACTGCTATCCATCAACAGCACCCCGGGAAGTGGCTCTGTCTTTACCATCACTTTCCCGCCTGCTCGTGTGCTGCCCCTGCAACTGGCTGCCAATCAATAG
- a CDS encoding response regulator transcription factor translates to MNPTTSIAVIEDDDDIADIIVSVLAEAGYQVRRFATAASFHETLKTDRPTLCLIDLGLPDENGLDLVRLLSNTHNIPNIIISGKRALTDKLIGLELGADDYIAKPFESAELVARVRTVLRRAGNEGRQVTAPHQSLARFQQWTIDFNSFRLIDEQNNEISLNRSEVEILRVFLNRPHQLLSRSQILEHLQLDVDSNFDRSIDVRISRLRNKLGEDRQNPKIIKTVYGEGYLFAAVVTWVQS, encoded by the coding sequence ATGAATCCCACTACCTCAATTGCTGTCATCGAGGATGATGATGATATCGCCGACATCATCGTCAGCGTACTTGCAGAAGCTGGCTATCAGGTGCGTCGATTTGCAACAGCCGCCAGCTTCCATGAAACGCTGAAGACAGACAGACCCACACTGTGCCTGATTGATCTGGGACTACCTGATGAAAATGGACTCGACCTTGTCAGGCTACTATCCAATACTCACAATATCCCGAACATCATCATATCCGGCAAGCGAGCCTTGACCGACAAGTTGATCGGCCTGGAGCTGGGGGCTGATGACTATATAGCCAAACCTTTTGAATCTGCCGAACTGGTGGCCAGGGTTCGTACCGTGCTGCGTAGAGCCGGTAACGAAGGACGCCAGGTCACAGCACCACATCAGTCTCTCGCCCGGTTCCAGCAATGGACCATTGATTTCAATTCCTTCCGACTCATCGATGAGCAGAACAATGAAATCAGTCTGAATCGCTCAGAGGTGGAAATTTTACGCGTATTTCTGAACAGACCGCATCAATTGTTATCTCGCTCACAGATTCTCGAGCATCTGCAGCTGGACGTGGACAGCAACTTCGATCGCTCCATTGATGTCCGTATTTCACGGCTGCGCAACAAATTGGGAGAGGACCGTCAGAATCCCAAAATCATCAAGACGGTTTACGGCGAAGGCTATCTATTTGCAGCCGTGGTGACTTGGGTGCAGAGCTGA
- the dnaX gene encoding DNA polymerase III subunit gamma/tau gives MSYKVLARKWRPQHFRDMLGQEPVLRALVNALDTNRLHHAYMFTGMRGVGKTTIARIFAKCLNCETNGVSSNPCGECSACRDIEAGRFFDLIEVDAASRTKVEETRELLENVPYAPASGRYKVYLIDEVHMFSNHSFNALLKTLEEPPEHVKFLLATTDPQKVPVTVLSRCLQFNLKRMAPGNLADYLSKILDEESIEHERPALDLIARASEGSVRDSLSLVEQAAAFGEGAVRESDVETMLGRASVDRLLGLVESLGRGDVAQLFERVEQLAEYAPDFSELMGEILSLLHRIALLQMVPGSVSEDTAGFERLTQLATELADDEIQLYYQIGTHARRDMPFAPDPREAFDMALLRMNTFRPQGEPGQPSAPGSVPALAPVAAPVAPASTAARGSVSAGAALRDAALAAARGETVPTKPTPAAVEPAVRAPAAQTPPAQTARPPAAPMPAAQAPAAPTPTARAPASSASVDRSNIKIGDWRSIVAELDISGMPKQLASNCELVSVAGDAFNLRLESTSEHLHTPRFSERVQTALSEWLGRPAKLQISLVDDQLSTPSRIDEQVRADQMSAARDSIGQDPVVRQLIDRVDAAVDEASIAPLGED, from the coding sequence ATGAGCTACAAAGTTCTTGCGCGCAAATGGCGGCCGCAACACTTTCGCGACATGCTAGGCCAAGAGCCTGTGTTGCGTGCGCTTGTGAATGCGCTGGATACCAACCGCTTGCACCATGCTTATATGTTCACGGGCATGCGCGGCGTTGGCAAGACAACCATTGCACGTATCTTCGCCAAGTGTCTCAACTGCGAGACCAATGGCGTCAGTTCAAACCCCTGTGGGGAATGCAGCGCTTGTCGGGATATCGAGGCGGGGCGTTTTTTTGATCTGATCGAGGTTGATGCCGCCTCCCGGACCAAGGTCGAGGAAACTCGCGAACTACTGGAGAACGTGCCCTACGCACCTGCCAGTGGACGCTACAAGGTGTACCTGATCGATGAGGTGCACATGTTTTCCAACCACAGTTTCAACGCCTTGTTGAAAACTCTGGAAGAGCCGCCGGAGCATGTGAAGTTCCTGCTGGCCACCACAGACCCTCAGAAAGTCCCTGTCACCGTGCTCTCGCGCTGCCTGCAGTTCAATCTGAAACGCATGGCGCCGGGTAATCTGGCAGATTATCTGTCAAAAATTCTGGATGAAGAATCCATTGAGCATGAGCGCCCGGCGCTTGATCTTATTGCCCGTGCCTCGGAAGGCAGCGTACGTGATTCGCTGAGTCTGGTAGAGCAGGCAGCAGCTTTTGGCGAGGGTGCTGTTCGCGAATCGGACGTCGAGACCATGTTGGGTCGTGCGTCGGTGGATCGATTACTGGGTCTGGTCGAATCACTGGGGCGGGGTGATGTTGCGCAATTGTTCGAGCGTGTCGAACAGTTGGCTGAATATGCTCCGGACTTCTCCGAATTGATGGGAGAGATTCTGAGTCTGCTGCATCGCATAGCGTTGCTCCAGATGGTGCCCGGTAGCGTCTCTGAAGATACCGCCGGTTTTGAACGCCTGACGCAGCTTGCCACTGAGCTGGCTGATGACGAAATTCAGTTGTACTACCAGATTGGTACCCATGCGCGTCGTGACATGCCCTTTGCTCCGGATCCGCGTGAAGCATTTGATATGGCCCTGCTGCGGATGAACACCTTCCGGCCACAGGGTGAGCCTGGCCAGCCCAGCGCACCTGGTTCTGTACCCGCACTCGCACCTGTAGCCGCGCCTGTAGCACCTGCATCGACAGCGGCCCGAGGCTCGGTGTCCGCAGGCGCAGCACTGCGCGATGCCGCTCTGGCAGCAGCGCGGGGAGAGACGGTGCCAACAAAACCGACTCCCGCAGCTGTGGAGCCTGCAGTACGAGCCCCTGCGGCACAAACTCCGCCAGCGCAAACCGCACGACCTCCCGCAGCGCCGATGCCAGCAGCGCAAGCTCCGGCTGCACCTACACCAACAGCACGCGCTCCAGCGTCTTCAGCCAGCGTGGATCGGAGTAATATCAAAATAGGGGATTGGCGCAGTATTGTTGCGGAGCTGGATATTTCCGGTATGCCCAAACAATTGGCCAGTAACTGCGAGCTTGTGTCCGTAGCGGGCGATGCTTTCAATCTGCGGCTTGAGTCGACGTCCGAGCATTTGCATACTCCCCGGTTTTCCGAACGAGTGCAGACCGCACTGAGCGAATGGCTCGGCAGGCCTGCGAAATTACAGATATCGCTGGTTGATGATCAGTTGAGCACCCCGTCTCGTATTGATGAGCAGGTGCGGGCGGACCAGATGAGCGCCGCACGGGACTCGATTGGCCAGGATCCGGTTGTTCGTCAGCTCATTGATCGTGTCGACGCTGCAGTCGATGAGGCCAGCATCGCACCTCTGGGCGAGGACTAG